One genomic segment of Natrialbaceae archaeon AArc-T1-2 includes these proteins:
- the larE gene encoding ATP-dependent sacrificial sulfur transferase LarE, with translation MTSVEAKLEAAREDLASRDGVLVAFSGGVDSSVVAAIADDALGADAVACTARSETLPAAELEDARRVAEEIGIRHEVVSFSELESDAFVENDDERCYHCRTMRLGEMLETARELGIETVCDGTNADDPGAGHRPGLRAVDELDVHSPLLAHGITKAEVREIADRYDLSVAEKPSMACLSSRIPTGLEVTDDRLTRVERAEAVLRQWGFDQFRVRDHDGLARIEVAPEELERALTLEFAEPVREELSRLGFEHVTLDLHGYRTGSVSPGEDPAEIADGTLED, from the coding sequence ATGACCTCGGTCGAGGCAAAACTCGAGGCCGCCCGCGAGGACCTCGCGAGCCGCGACGGGGTCCTCGTCGCCTTCTCCGGCGGCGTCGACTCGAGCGTCGTCGCCGCGATCGCGGACGACGCACTCGGGGCCGACGCCGTCGCCTGTACCGCACGGAGTGAGACGCTGCCGGCGGCCGAACTCGAGGACGCGAGACGCGTCGCCGAGGAGATCGGCATCCGCCACGAGGTCGTCTCCTTCTCGGAGCTAGAAAGCGACGCATTCGTCGAAAACGACGACGAGCGCTGCTATCACTGCCGAACGATGCGACTCGGCGAGATGCTCGAGACCGCCCGCGAGCTCGGGATCGAGACGGTCTGTGACGGGACGAACGCCGACGACCCCGGCGCGGGCCACCGGCCCGGACTGCGGGCCGTCGACGAACTGGACGTCCACTCGCCGCTTCTGGCCCACGGGATCACCAAAGCCGAGGTTCGCGAGATTGCCGACCGCTACGACCTGTCGGTCGCCGAGAAGCCGTCGATGGCCTGTCTCTCTTCGCGTATTCCCACCGGCCTCGAGGTGACCGACGATCGGCTCACCCGCGTCGAACGCGCCGAGGCCGTGCTCCGGCAGTGGGGGTTCGACCAGTTCCGCGTCCGCGACCACGACGGCCTCGCCCGCATCGAGGTCGCCCCCGAGGAACTCGAGCGCGCCCTGACCCTCGAGTTCGCCGAACCCGTTCGCGAGGAGCTGTCCCGGCTCGGATTCGAACACGTCACGCTCGATTTACACGGCTACCGGACCGGCAGCGTCAGCCCGGGCGAGGACCCGGCGGAGATTGCCGACGGAACGCTCGAGGATTGA
- a CDS encoding ABC transporter permease translates to MEPGLVAGVVLIGIVHGVLPDHGWPIAATYALNRSSRWFYGTVAALVLGIGHLISSVALVFAYVWFSRFAAFAEGPWLQYVAGTLLILLGIHEYRHGGHGHLHDHDDGHDHGDRNDHGDGHDHHDHGDHSHEHHDHSHHHGDPERADGGTDTEVGRLERLRSHLPGGGHAHLEEEHAERGLVALGTTALLLGFAHEEPIQILAICVGTAYCLELMLLYSLAVIGAILAPTLLLIAGYERHRETVERYTPYLPTVTAVVLVGMGLAFVTGLL, encoded by the coding sequence ATGGAACCGGGGCTCGTCGCCGGCGTCGTCCTGATCGGAATCGTCCACGGCGTCTTGCCGGATCACGGCTGGCCGATCGCGGCGACGTACGCCCTCAATCGCTCGAGTCGGTGGTTCTACGGGACGGTCGCGGCGCTGGTTCTCGGGATCGGTCACCTGATCAGCAGCGTCGCCCTCGTGTTCGCGTACGTCTGGTTCAGCCGATTCGCCGCGTTCGCGGAGGGGCCGTGGCTCCAGTACGTCGCTGGGACTCTCCTGATTCTGCTCGGGATTCACGAGTACCGCCACGGCGGACACGGGCACCTGCACGACCACGACGACGGGCACGATCACGGTGATCGCAACGACCACGGCGACGGTCACGACCACCACGACCACGGCGACCACAGCCACGAGCATCACGACCACAGCCACCATCACGGCGACCCCGAACGGGCCGACGGCGGGACAGACACCGAGGTCGGCCGCCTCGAACGACTCCGGTCGCATCTCCCCGGCGGCGGACACGCACACCTCGAGGAGGAACACGCCGAGCGGGGACTCGTCGCCCTCGGGACGACGGCCCTGTTGCTCGGCTTCGCCCACGAGGAGCCGATCCAGATCCTGGCGATCTGTGTCGGGACGGCGTACTGTCTCGAGTTGATGCTGCTCTACTCGCTCGCGGTGATCGGCGCGATCCTCGCGCCGACGCTGCTTCTGATCGCCGGCTACGAGCGCCACCGCGAGACGGTCGAACGGTACACGCCCTATCTCCCGACGGTCACGGCCGTCGTCCTCGTCGGCATGGGACTGGCGTTCGTTACGGGTCTCCTGTGA
- a CDS encoding acyl-CoA thioesterase, giving the protein MPTVLETHIQNRFRVQPNHANNLETLHGGNLMKWLDEVAAMSAMRFAGETCVTARVNQLDFKRPIPIGETALVESYVYDAGRKSVDVALRAWRENPRSGEREETTASSFTFVAVDEDGSPIPVPDLDVETDEGRELRERARRLDANAER; this is encoded by the coding sequence ATGCCTACTGTTCTCGAGACCCACATCCAGAACCGCTTTCGCGTCCAGCCGAACCACGCGAACAACCTCGAGACGCTCCACGGCGGCAATCTCATGAAGTGGCTCGACGAGGTCGCGGCGATGTCGGCGATGCGATTCGCGGGCGAGACCTGCGTCACCGCCCGGGTCAACCAGCTCGATTTCAAGCGGCCGATCCCGATCGGCGAGACGGCGCTGGTCGAGTCCTACGTCTACGACGCCGGCCGGAAAAGCGTCGACGTCGCCTTGCGGGCCTGGCGCGAGAACCCCCGTAGCGGCGAGCGCGAGGAGACGACCGCCTCCTCGTTTACCTTCGTCGCCGTCGACGAGGACGGCTCGCCAATTCCTGTCCCCGACCTCGACGTCGAGACCGACGAGGGGCGGGAACTGCGTGAACGTGCCCGCCGACTCGATGCGAACGCCGAGCGGTGA
- a CDS encoding universal stress protein, whose protein sequence is MAIDTIAVAVGPMDTVRADALAETVLEVAEPLEATVVLAHAFTDDEYEEFREALGFDERVEDVDPDAVAAERAPIPDLVDRLEEADVDYEICGVRGDHGTGVVEVATDVDADRIVVGGRRRTAAGKAVFGSTSQEVMESAPCPVTYARDTDVLE, encoded by the coding sequence ATGGCAATCGATACTATCGCCGTCGCCGTCGGACCGATGGACACCGTCCGTGCAGACGCGCTCGCCGAGACCGTCCTCGAGGTCGCGGAGCCGCTCGAGGCGACGGTCGTGCTCGCTCACGCCTTTACCGACGACGAGTACGAGGAGTTCCGGGAGGCCCTCGGGTTCGACGAGCGCGTCGAGGACGTCGACCCCGATGCGGTCGCCGCCGAGCGCGCGCCGATCCCCGACCTCGTCGACCGCCTCGAGGAGGCAGACGTCGACTACGAGATCTGCGGCGTCCGCGGCGATCACGGCACGGGCGTCGTCGAGGTCGCGACCGACGTCGACGCGGACCGGATCGTGGTCGGCGGACGACGTCGGACGGCTGCGGGCAAGGCCGTCTTCGGCTCGACCTCCCAGGAGGTCATGGAGTCTGCGCCGTGTCCGGTCACTTACGCCCGCGACACCGACGTCCTCGAGTAG
- a CDS encoding LVIVD repeat-containing protein → MHRRAFLRLGTGAGLALSLGGCLTPSALEPEGSDEPYEPLGRVPVEGAAEAVVGDDNEIVYLAATDGFATVDASDPTDPTVLAERRDLEVDGRSLTEILDVKVSDDRLVVPGPANPGDDEAFHGFVCYDVSDPANPVPASEPYETGYHIHNCFLDGDTLYLVRNGAEGNPLVVFDVADDEPEELARWSILEREPAWEDVEWRLQYLHDVTVHDDVAVLAYWNAGTHLLDVSDPADPRHLGGVVDPDVEIEDQRDLVGGAVDDAYFGLPGNDHYSALDDRGELLAVGRESWERGSDDPDGPGGIDLYDASDLTAPSLRAAIEAPPADDATYHGGTWTTAHNFELREGRLYSSWYQGGVKIHDVTDPADPVELAWWRDPDEAGFWTARVLDEDVFVASSTPMIPNASTEGALYTFPIREGEQADPPSLVD, encoded by the coding sequence ATGCACCGACGGGCGTTTCTCCGGCTCGGGACCGGCGCCGGCCTCGCGCTGTCGCTTGGCGGCTGTCTCACGCCGTCGGCGCTCGAACCAGAGGGCAGCGACGAACCCTACGAGCCGCTGGGGCGAGTCCCGGTCGAGGGTGCAGCCGAAGCCGTCGTCGGTGACGACAACGAGATCGTCTACCTCGCCGCGACCGACGGCTTTGCGACGGTCGACGCGAGCGATCCCACCGACCCGACGGTTCTCGCCGAGCGCCGGGACCTCGAGGTCGACGGCCGGTCGCTCACCGAAATCTTAGACGTCAAGGTTTCCGACGACCGGCTGGTCGTCCCCGGCCCGGCGAACCCCGGCGACGACGAGGCGTTCCACGGCTTCGTCTGCTACGACGTGAGCGATCCCGCCAACCCCGTCCCCGCGAGCGAGCCCTACGAGACCGGCTATCACATCCACAACTGCTTTCTCGACGGTGACACCCTCTATCTCGTCCGCAACGGTGCTGAGGGCAATCCGCTCGTCGTCTTCGACGTGGCCGACGACGAGCCGGAGGAACTCGCCCGCTGGTCGATCCTCGAGCGCGAGCCCGCCTGGGAGGACGTCGAGTGGCGACTCCAGTACCTCCACGACGTCACCGTCCACGACGACGTCGCCGTCCTCGCGTACTGGAACGCCGGCACCCACCTGCTCGACGTGAGCGATCCCGCCGATCCCCGACACCTCGGCGGCGTCGTCGACCCGGACGTCGAGATCGAAGACCAGCGCGACCTCGTCGGCGGGGCGGTCGACGACGCCTACTTCGGACTGCCGGGCAACGATCACTACTCGGCACTCGACGATCGGGGTGAACTGCTCGCAGTCGGTCGCGAGAGCTGGGAGAGGGGCTCCGACGACCCCGACGGCCCTGGCGGGATCGACCTCTACGACGCGAGCGATCTCACGGCACCCTCGCTCCGGGCGGCGATCGAGGCTCCGCCGGCGGACGACGCGACGTACCACGGGGGGACGTGGACGACGGCGCACAACTTCGAACTCCGCGAAGGGCGGCTCTACTCGTCGTGGTACCAGGGCGGCGTCAAGATTCACGACGTGACCGACCCCGCCGATCCCGTCGAACTCGCGTGGTGGCGAGACCCCGACGAGGCGGGCTTTTGGACCGCTCGCGTCCTCGACGAGGACGTCTTCGTCGCCTCGAGTACGCCGATGATCCCGAACGCCTCGACAGAGGGAGCGCTGTATACGTTCCCGATCCGGGAGGGCGAACAGGCCGATCCGCCGTCGCTTGTTGATTGA
- a CDS encoding twin-arginine translocase subunit TatC, translating into MADEPDEGVDVGEAEKRRESASDETAPGSESADSTSNASDGSEPPREAKTDGEGGVVDDLPEHEREEPSYPDPDDDVGGIEAPPDDQEMPLADHIEEMIMRLARVFLVGAAATAIGLLGASPAIEYIWLNIFPGPTGEVPPPHVYHPLELWLTRIKVAGLLGIMAALPMFVYECYLFMRPGLYPNERKYYLAAVPTSVVLAGMGMLFSFFLVLPVLFRYFTFYAEGSADIAYALGETFNLIITLTGFLAIVFQIPLFIMLAIMMGVTTRRWLAQKRLYFWAAFFGLSFMFTVDPTMMAPVIVAIVMILLFEGTLLLLKWTGRE; encoded by the coding sequence ATGGCGGACGAGCCGGACGAGGGTGTCGACGTCGGCGAGGCCGAAAAGCGACGCGAATCGGCTTCCGACGAAACGGCTCCGGGAAGTGAGAGTGCCGACTCTACATCCAACGCCAGCGACGGGTCAGAGCCGCCACGAGAGGCGAAAACCGACGGCGAAGGCGGCGTCGTCGACGACCTGCCCGAACACGAACGCGAGGAGCCGTCGTATCCCGACCCCGACGACGACGTCGGCGGAATCGAGGCGCCGCCGGACGACCAGGAGATGCCGCTTGCGGATCACATCGAGGAGATGATCATGCGCCTCGCCCGGGTGTTCCTCGTCGGCGCCGCCGCGACCGCGATCGGGCTCCTTGGGGCGTCGCCGGCGATCGAATACATCTGGCTGAACATCTTCCCCGGTCCGACGGGAGAGGTCCCGCCGCCGCACGTCTATCACCCGCTCGAGCTGTGGCTGACCAGGATCAAAGTCGCCGGTCTGCTCGGGATCATGGCCGCCCTGCCGATGTTCGTCTACGAGTGTTACCTGTTCATGCGGCCGGGGCTGTATCCCAACGAACGAAAGTACTACCTCGCAGCCGTCCCGACGAGCGTCGTCCTCGCGGGGATGGGAATGCTCTTTTCGTTTTTCCTCGTCCTGCCCGTGTTGTTCCGGTATTTCACGTTCTACGCGGAGGGCAGCGCCGATATCGCCTACGCACTCGGCGAGACGTTCAACCTGATCATCACGCTGACTGGCTTTCTCGCGATCGTCTTCCAGATTCCGCTCTTTATCATGCTCGCGATCATGATGGGCGTGACGACCAGACGCTGGCTCGCCCAGAAACGACTGTACTTCTGGGCGGCCTTCTTCGGCCTCTCGTTCATGTTCACCGTCGACCCGACGATGATGGCACCCGTCATCGTCGCGATCGTCATGATTCTCCTGTTCGAGGGGACGCTCCTCCTGCTTAAGTGGACCGGGCGGGAGTAA
- a CDS encoding ROK family protein: MRYYAGVDLGATNVRAVVADPDGTTIGWSDNATPRGPTGIDVTEGVLETLREACVDGGIDPDQIRAVGVGSIGPFDLAEGAVIDPANLPDTIDRIPLTGPIEKLVGGEEVYLHNDTNAGVIGERFHADRNPDDMVYVTISSGIGAGVCCDGTVLGGWDGNAGEVGHYVVDPRGRMTCGCGRDGHWEAYCAGSNIPDYARLLAEDDPTISTSLPLEDPGLTAKDVFELAGEDELADYTIDQLAHWNAIGVTNVVHAFAPLSISFGGAVALNNEELVVDPIRDRLDEMVMTNVPAISVTDLGDDVVVEGALASALTEGTGDRKLLGP, translated from the coding sequence ATGCGCTACTACGCGGGCGTCGACCTCGGTGCGACGAACGTCCGAGCCGTCGTCGCCGATCCCGACGGGACGACGATCGGCTGGAGCGACAACGCCACGCCGCGCGGGCCGACGGGGATCGACGTGACCGAAGGCGTCCTCGAGACGCTGCGTGAGGCGTGTGTCGACGGGGGGATCGACCCGGACCAGATACGGGCCGTCGGCGTCGGTTCGATCGGCCCGTTCGACCTCGCGGAGGGTGCGGTGATCGATCCCGCGAACCTCCCGGATACGATCGACCGGATCCCGCTGACGGGACCGATCGAGAAACTCGTCGGCGGCGAGGAGGTGTACCTGCACAACGACACCAACGCCGGCGTCATCGGCGAACGATTTCACGCCGATCGTAACCCCGACGATATGGTGTACGTCACCATCTCCTCGGGGATCGGCGCGGGCGTCTGCTGTGACGGCACCGTCCTCGGCGGCTGGGACGGCAACGCCGGCGAGGTCGGCCACTACGTCGTCGACCCGCGGGGACGGATGACCTGTGGCTGTGGCCGCGACGGCCACTGGGAGGCTTACTGTGCGGGCTCGAACATCCCCGACTACGCCCGCCTGCTCGCCGAGGACGATCCCACGATCTCGACGTCGTTGCCGCTCGAAGACCCCGGCCTCACGGCGAAAGACGTCTTCGAGCTCGCCGGCGAGGACGAACTCGCCGATTACACGATCGACCAGCTGGCTCACTGGAACGCCATCGGCGTGACGAACGTCGTCCACGCGTTCGCGCCGCTTTCGATCTCCTTCGGCGGCGCGGTCGCGTTGAACAACGAGGAACTCGTCGTCGATCCCATCCGCGACCGTCTCGACGAGATGGTGATGACGAACGTTCCCGCGATCTCGGTGACCGACCTGGGCGACGACGTCGTCGTCGAGGGCGCGCTCGCGAGCGCGCTGACCGAGGGGACCGGCGACAGGAAACTGCTGGGTCCATGA
- a CDS encoding DUF6789 family protein, translating to MLGRLRGQSTGSGTGPEGRSRLTHVVAASVRGLQAGLVATLIMTAFRLPIMRSLPPSANFWARYVRGGDPDDYPIAGLVLHLLYGTSAGAVFGGLFALLEAERSIEAEQRGIIWGAVYGMGLSAFGSQFMLSELLDVRLEADELALFHAAHLVYGLSLGAWVGSRTEGVEDPEEEYEYEGGN from the coding sequence ATGCTGGGTCGACTTCGAGGGCAATCGACTGGGTCGGGTACCGGTCCCGAAGGGCGGTCCCGACTTACCCACGTCGTCGCCGCGAGTGTTCGCGGTCTCCAGGCGGGGCTGGTAGCGACGCTCATCATGACCGCGTTTCGGCTCCCGATCATGCGCTCGCTGCCGCCGTCGGCGAACTTCTGGGCCAGATACGTACGCGGCGGCGATCCCGACGACTACCCGATCGCGGGGCTCGTCTTGCACCTGCTGTATGGGACGAGCGCAGGTGCGGTCTTCGGCGGCCTGTTCGCCCTGCTCGAGGCCGAACGTTCGATCGAGGCCGAACAGCGCGGGATCATCTGGGGGGCGGTCTACGGCATGGGGCTGTCGGCGTTTGGCTCCCAGTTCATGCTCTCTGAACTGCTCGACGTTCGTCTCGAAGCGGACGAACTCGCGCTGTTTCACGCCGCCCACCTCGTCTACGGGCTCTCGCTCGGAGCCTGGGTCGGCTCGCGAACGGAGGGCGTCGAGGATCCCGAAGAAGAGTACGAGTACGAGGGCGGGAACTGA
- a CDS encoding primary-amine oxidase, with amino-acid sequence MAQVEAPAVDHPLDPLTEQEIEATTTILEESGRLEGEVGCYSYQPVEPSKDDLAEWDDGDPIDREVFAVLRDLDDRETYEAIVSLSEKEVSSWEHVPGAQPHIIGQDVLDAEQAVKESEEFREAARKRGVENVDLVIVDPWPINSSEFVPDGLEDRRLARGLSWVATSEDDNAYARPIEGVHAFVDLDEMEVLEVVDNGVVDEDSPLPPEDANYKPHQIDTRTDREHLDVVQPDGVSWEVDGREVEWQGWKFRVGWTDREGLVFHDVRYDDDGDSRKVLHRASVSAMAVPYGDVDPNHNWKNAFDISEFNVGRMVNSLTEGCDCLGVMHYFDAVTNDRDGDVLHVPNAICMHEEDDGLMWKHTEWRKDDQTEVRRRRRLVVSQIATVYNYDYAFYWYFYQDGRIEAEVRLTGIDSNGVVPQGTTAEDTGGFYEVVSPQVKASIHQHQFNFRLDFEVDGGDNCAYEVHNQPVDEVAWNHENSENPGGQGWYAKETLLETEQEARQDIDPLRARYWKIANPNETNAYGYPTAYTLHPGTNVESPMQPGAPSQRRAGFLENGFWVTPYDEDELYADGEYPNQNDHPHGLREWTAADRDIVEEDLVVWYTLGVNHRTRPEDWPVLPVEIAHFELEPEGFFDENPAIDVPPEPSACEMDEASADDD; translated from the coding sequence ATGGCACAAGTGGAAGCTCCAGCGGTAGATCATCCACTCGATCCGCTGACCGAACAGGAGATCGAAGCGACGACGACGATTCTCGAGGAGTCGGGGAGACTCGAGGGAGAGGTCGGCTGTTACAGCTATCAGCCGGTCGAGCCGTCGAAAGACGACCTCGCCGAGTGGGACGACGGCGACCCGATCGACCGGGAGGTGTTCGCCGTCCTCCGTGATCTGGACGATCGGGAGACCTACGAGGCGATCGTCTCGCTCTCCGAGAAGGAGGTCTCCTCCTGGGAGCACGTTCCCGGCGCGCAACCGCACATCATCGGCCAGGACGTCCTCGACGCCGAGCAGGCGGTCAAAGAGAGCGAGGAGTTCCGCGAGGCTGCCCGAAAACGCGGCGTCGAGAACGTCGATCTGGTGATCGTCGATCCGTGGCCGATCAACAGCAGCGAGTTCGTTCCGGACGGACTCGAGGATCGTCGCCTCGCCCGAGGGCTGTCCTGGGTCGCAACGAGCGAGGACGACAACGCCTACGCCCGGCCGATCGAGGGCGTCCACGCGTTCGTCGACTTAGACGAGATGGAGGTCCTCGAGGTCGTCGACAACGGCGTCGTCGACGAGGACAGCCCCCTGCCGCCCGAGGACGCGAACTACAAGCCACACCAGATCGACACCCGGACCGATCGCGAACACCTCGACGTCGTCCAGCCCGACGGGGTGAGCTGGGAGGTCGACGGCCGGGAAGTCGAGTGGCAGGGCTGGAAATTCCGCGTCGGCTGGACCGATCGGGAGGGACTCGTCTTCCACGACGTTCGCTACGACGACGACGGCGACAGCCGGAAGGTGCTCCACCGGGCGTCCGTCTCGGCGATGGCCGTTCCCTACGGCGACGTCGACCCCAACCACAACTGGAAGAACGCCTTCGACATCAGCGAGTTCAACGTCGGCCGGATGGTGAACTCACTGACCGAGGGCTGTGACTGTCTCGGCGTGATGCACTACTTCGACGCGGTCACGAACGACCGCGACGGCGACGTCCTTCACGTGCCCAACGCGATCTGCATGCACGAGGAGGACGACGGCCTCATGTGGAAACACACCGAGTGGCGCAAGGACGACCAGACCGAAGTTCGTCGTCGCCGTCGGCTCGTCGTCTCCCAGATCGCCACCGTCTACAACTACGATTACGCCTTCTACTGGTACTTCTACCAGGACGGACGTATCGAGGCCGAAGTGCGACTCACCGGTATCGACTCCAACGGCGTCGTCCCCCAGGGAACGACGGCGGAGGACACCGGCGGCTTCTACGAAGTCGTTTCCCCCCAGGTAAAGGCGTCGATCCACCAGCACCAGTTCAACTTCCGGCTCGACTTCGAGGTCGACGGTGGGGACAACTGCGCCTACGAGGTCCACAACCAGCCCGTCGACGAGGTCGCCTGGAACCACGAGAACTCCGAGAACCCGGGCGGCCAGGGCTGGTACGCCAAGGAGACGCTACTCGAGACCGAACAGGAGGCCCGCCAGGACATCGACCCGCTCCGGGCGCGCTACTGGAAGATCGCCAACCCGAACGAGACGAACGCCTACGGCTATCCGACGGCCTACACGCTTCACCCGGGAACGAACGTCGAGTCGCCGATGCAGCCGGGCGCGCCCAGCCAGCGACGGGCGGGATTCCTCGAGAACGGCTTCTGGGTCACGCCCTACGACGAGGACGAGCTGTACGCCGACGGCGAGTACCCGAACCAGAACGACCACCCACACGGCCTCCGGGAGTGGACCGCGGCGGATCGGGACATCGTCGAGGAGGACCTCGTGGTGTGGTACACCCTCGGCGTGAACCACCGCACCCGACCCGAGGACTGGCCGGTGTTGCCCGTCGAGATCGCCCACTTCGAACTCGAGCCGGAGGGCTTTTTCGACGAGAACCCCGCGATCGACGTGCCGCCGGAGCCGTCCGCGTGCGAGATGGACGAGGCGAGTGCCGACGACGACTGA
- a CDS encoding adenosylcobinamide amidohydrolase translates to MAGPDAYAATRTDGVLRVRRPGTEWLSTGWNGGRQESDCVYNVSVPEGWDRVDIAAYVPERLERAGFEGDGPALLTGVDLEHARGARCGPVTVYATAGVSNPAGLPMEPAGGTLPGGGLEGGDGDEADDHGTAPVGTVNLLVGTTRALEAGALANLVAVAAEAKATTLFATTGFPGTTTDAIVVGHDPTGPAASFSGSATPVGAATRACVREALQAAVASRYDGSATMPDTVSDAEYGVSTDVRAEVFRPRLEGNGR, encoded by the coding sequence ATGGCCGGCCCTGACGCGTACGCGGCGACCCGTACCGACGGCGTCCTCCGGGTTCGCCGGCCGGGGACGGAGTGGCTCTCGACGGGCTGGAACGGCGGCCGGCAGGAGAGTGACTGTGTCTACAACGTCTCCGTCCCGGAGGGGTGGGACCGCGTCGACATCGCGGCGTACGTCCCCGAACGCCTCGAGCGGGCCGGCTTCGAGGGCGACGGGCCGGCCCTGTTGACCGGCGTCGACCTCGAGCACGCCCGCGGGGCCCGCTGTGGGCCCGTCACGGTCTACGCGACCGCCGGCGTCTCGAACCCGGCCGGGCTCCCGATGGAGCCGGCAGGCGGGACGTTGCCAGGGGGCGGGCTCGAGGGTGGGGACGGCGACGAGGCCGACGACCACGGGACAGCGCCCGTCGGCACCGTGAACCTGCTCGTCGGGACGACACGGGCGCTCGAGGCCGGCGCGCTCGCGAACCTGGTCGCCGTCGCCGCGGAGGCGAAGGCGACGACGCTGTTCGCCACGACCGGCTTCCCGGGAACGACGACGGACGCGATCGTCGTCGGTCACGATCCGACGGGGCCGGCCGCATCCTTCTCCGGCAGCGCCACGCCCGTCGGGGCGGCGACGCGGGCCTGCGTGCGAGAGGCGTTACAGGCCGCGGTCGCCTCGCGGTACGACGGATCGGCGACGATGCCCGACACCGTTTCCGACGCCGAGTACGGCGTCTCGACCGACGTGCGGGCCGAGGTGTTCCGCCCCCGGCTCGAGGGAAATGGCCGATAA